One Streptomyces sp. ML-6 genomic region harbors:
- a CDS encoding non-ribosomal peptide synthetase — MRESGAPRVLFSPTRLAALRRRTGDHGDRTLVEACAVALAYWATGRGPEGMGLTPSTLFADVLVRVGNGGFGKGGWEIGPDGRSILVPDGVALDEAQLALDDLADFPDRALGTVGPSSTAERIETLAGWNDTRADRDRPTLVEMFREQVRARPDAVAVIDEKRSLTYRQLDEYSAQLAHHLNALGISSEQIVGISLDRSAEMVVGLLAVLRANGAFVPLEPQWPAARRAVVIQDARVVLQLNASGGHDAGEPDAVAVDLDDWGFADRPAEGPAATAHGAALAYVIFTSGSTGRPKGAMIRHEAISERLLWQVHEILGFGHDDASLFKAPLSFDISINEIFLPLVSGGRLVVLRPGGERDPHHLLGVIAEQRVTFTYLVSSMLDVLLEIAGDSGGLDSLRHVWCGGEVLTPELYERFRTRLDIPMYHGYGPAETTIGVSHVIYRGAAERLSTSIGRANPNTQLYVLDDELRPVPTGVGGELYVGGLLLGRGYVNAPGLTASRFVANPFAGDGSRLYRTGDLARFAPDGSLDFLGRADNQVKIRGMRLEIEDVEAGLAEHPGVRHTCVVARKNPTGGTHLVGYVIPAAGDEDLRAEDVRAWAARHMVEYMVPAHLVVMKEFPLTANGKLDRAALPEPAIGTGPFVEPATDDERAVCAAVSAVLRLERVGVDQDFFRLGGDSILAISLLSTLREAGLHVTVRQIFTHSVLGALAAVASRQDAPATDRDDIATGPVVGPPIVQWLGRTTDAIDGFVQSVVLNTPAELTAEALDEILAAVLRHHDMLRAELVRGDRWGFVVPEAGQAVVGWQESDLPPAECVALATEALDPENGVMLRAVWRRGARQLVLVAHHVVIDGVSWRILMDDLATAWRRYAAGEPVELPPVGTSFRRWTQLLERTASATDPARFRCSLPGTDAPLGRRAPAGTDTVARERTRTVSLGAEDTAALLGAIPAKFHAGVNDVLLTALAVTLARRRRDRGQHQTFAHIELEGHGREGHFVADTAGFEPELSRTVGWFTTLFPVVVDPGEAADLTSPAYLTAALKAVKEDLARVPDNGISYGALRYLTGTGPTGPAPQVLFNYLGRFDAGTGEEWQLAHSTGQLGEKRDPRMRLPRALEFNAIAEPGASGAHELVITISWPEGMFTDEDITTIGRYLRTTLTALAALEHGGHSPSDFPLVPLTQADVDELDGPALRDVLPLTPLQEGLYFHSVFDGDATGSYVEQQLLTLEGEVDADRLAAAATRLLTLYPELAARFTALADGRVVRVLVNGVTAPFTTLDRPLVTDDEIRDLAERDRRAGFDLATGPLMRYTLVRTGSGRAVLVQTVHHIVADGWSVPPMLRALLAEYHAPGSRYPLGDPRDHVRRLAAHDHEESDRVWRGELAGLPGPSLVAEGHIASGRFADAVVEPAGDIDAAARSAGVPLSVAVHSAWAVTLGGILHTRDVVFGSTVSGRDAEVPGIEDMVGLFINTIPVRARWTDGTTARRLLASVREHRSRVLAHQHVSLARIGRQAGTSPLFDTLVVFDVATDVTELRGPDDTLAITGIVNEGAPHYPLTLVVERTPEGRPRFNLIHDGELLRKESAETILHTFTRTLTGLLDRPDTPVAAAAPGPARPPARVAPTTLDQLFDAAADRDPAATAVTGCALDGSTRSLAYGELARQKDELASTLRAAGAGPGGLVAVAVPRSPEQVVALVAVVTAGAAYVPLDPAYPDERLAYVLADTAPRVVLVAREQLGRFARLLDRAGVPARLLVQGDEPAPPTTGPKAGPHDPAYVIHTSGSTGRPKGVVVPHSAVVSLLANTRSDMDFGPHDVWVQFHSFSFDFAVWELWGALAHGGELLVPEYGLTRSPVDFHRLVRERAVTVLNQTPSAFHRFVEADRHCAEPVTSLRLIVFGGEALDPGRLRGWVERYGTASPRLVNMYGITETTVHVTHRVLTDEDFGSGRDVSPIGGPLPGLVTHLLDDRLRPVPPGRVGAVHVAGDQVALGYLGRPGLTAGRFVADPFAGDGSRMYHTGDLARRTLDGELEFVGRADDQVQLMGFRVEPGEVESAIRELDGVVDAAVTVADSGDHLVAHVVGRAPGDLLARLAARLPAHLVPGRVLTVAALPLTVNGKLDRRTLAENAAQAGSPTAANPAEGNELPLAKGDFALDALIDVFTRTLPGVAVDADTDFFGAGGDSIVAITLINRARTLGLPLTPRDVFLHKTPRALADHLRTRLPQPAKPAPARREDGPLPATPIILRQRELGGSLARFAQARALPAAEGTGLADARRAANAVVAAHPALRLRLRVEHGVWALSTEPAREVAVVPTDAADATAAANEAADRLDPTTGDVIAFSWLEASRTLVVTVHHLAVDAVSWLILLDDLATVMGGADPAPPTTPYAEYAEALAARAARETDGLGHWITTLRAPALLPEVRGLRERAVVLGPGASDRVTREAPTALGVGLTELLCGALRTALTHVQPVPTDLAVELERHGRVPVLEHHDYTRTIGWFTAIAPVRLTAHTDPVAAAREAAERRPDEHTHLAHGRLRYLNPQTAPLLDARPQVLFNYLGRGGESRALHLTGADRPDRYAVEVNAWTDDTTGSLHAVFTLADGVPDEITRHWLDALEHLADAAATAERTAPVTPLQRGLFFQAQLTGPAGHYVAQSWFTFDRRLDTDALAEAMAYVIARHPAAGAGFTTDDDGDPVQVLGAGRRVPVRTAAPATDTEVEALRVRDRETGFDPAEPPLIRLTAVRLPDGRDGLLLSHHLLLWDGWSREIVLRDLFEAYEAFAAGESPTAVPALPGFEDHARALAAKDPAETNRFWAEHLAGLPGPTLLAGPAPALPDGLPHALVHTVSAELSELLREAARTHGVTLNTVLTGAFGLLLGARTGRGDAVFGVTVSGREGEGHDGIVGVLLNTVPLWTRARPDDPVGTYLAAVQAARVEAMEHEHLGLGEIQRAAGHDTLFDNLFVLQNFLDLDAFAEMNARHGITSVTADDSTHYPFTWVVTPGDRLTVKLEHRDDDHGGARRLLDDYLRVLEDLARSTGPVGALPGPVPAPGPAGRTDIGTDTVVDRFDRAADRDPGRTALVAHGSAMTFAELRDRSRALAGVLARRGIGPEKTVGLAIPRSPDSIVALFAVLRVGAAYVPLELDHPDERITTIVADARPEVILTVSAVAPRLSGDLIELDRPLPGADPYVTFAPDDPDRLRHPAYTIYTSGSTGRPKGVVTEYAGLTNMLINHQRRIFEPVLAEHGHRVFRIAHTVSFAFDMSWEELLWLADGHEVHICDEELRRDAPRLVEYCHEHGIDVINVTPTYAQQLVAEGLLDDPARRPALVLLGGEAVGPALWQRLADTGGTAGYNLYGPTEYTINTLGVGTFECQDPVVGVAIDNTDVYVLDQWLRPVPDDVPGELYVSGIGIARGYLGQSALTAHRFVACPFGAPGERMYRTGDLVTRRPDGNLTYLGRTDQQVKIRGHRVEPGEVEAVFTAHPAVRFAAAVAQPDPQVDGAYRLAAYLVLEDPEGTDLARVAAEAGAGLPDFLRPTHFARVDTIPLTVNGKADTKALPEAKPLGTLTTTGERGPGTETETAVCEFFAEALDLDDDEVSAVSDFVSLGGHSMLAVRLTGLLRREYGPVITIRDLLTLRTPEAIARHLDENS, encoded by the coding sequence ATGAGGGAATCGGGCGCTCCGCGCGTACTTTTTTCTCCCACCCGGCTGGCGGCCCTGCGCCGGCGAACCGGCGACCACGGCGACCGCACCCTCGTCGAGGCGTGCGCCGTCGCACTGGCGTACTGGGCGACCGGCCGCGGCCCCGAGGGCATGGGCCTCACCCCCAGCACACTGTTCGCCGACGTCCTCGTACGGGTCGGCAACGGCGGCTTCGGGAAAGGGGGTTGGGAGATCGGTCCGGACGGCCGGAGCATCCTCGTCCCCGACGGCGTCGCCCTGGACGAAGCGCAGCTCGCGCTGGACGACCTGGCCGACTTCCCGGACCGGGCCCTCGGCACCGTAGGCCCGTCCAGCACGGCGGAGAGGATCGAGACCCTCGCCGGATGGAACGACACCCGGGCCGACCGGGACCGTCCCACCCTCGTGGAGATGTTCCGCGAACAGGTGCGCGCCAGACCCGACGCCGTCGCCGTCATCGACGAGAAACGTTCCCTGACCTATCGTCAGCTCGATGAGTACTCGGCCCAGTTGGCCCACCATCTGAACGCCCTGGGAATCTCCTCCGAGCAGATCGTCGGCATTTCGCTGGACCGCTCCGCCGAGATGGTCGTCGGGCTCCTCGCCGTGCTCCGGGCGAACGGCGCGTTCGTGCCGCTCGAACCGCAGTGGCCCGCCGCGCGCCGGGCCGTCGTCATCCAGGACGCCCGGGTCGTGCTCCAGCTCAACGCCTCGGGCGGGCACGACGCGGGCGAACCGGACGCCGTGGCCGTCGACCTCGACGACTGGGGATTCGCCGACCGCCCCGCCGAAGGGCCCGCGGCGACCGCCCACGGCGCCGCGCTGGCCTACGTGATCTTCACGTCCGGCTCGACCGGGCGGCCCAAGGGCGCCATGATCCGGCACGAGGCGATCAGCGAGCGCCTGCTGTGGCAGGTCCACGAGATCCTGGGCTTCGGCCACGACGACGCGTCCCTGTTCAAGGCGCCGCTGTCCTTCGACATCTCCATCAACGAGATCTTCCTGCCCCTGGTGTCCGGCGGAAGACTGGTGGTCCTGCGGCCCGGTGGCGAACGCGACCCGCACCACCTGCTGGGCGTGATCGCCGAGCAGCGCGTCACCTTCACCTACCTGGTGTCGTCCATGCTGGACGTGCTGCTGGAGATCGCGGGCGACTCCGGCGGCCTCGACAGCCTGCGGCACGTGTGGTGCGGCGGCGAGGTACTGACCCCGGAACTGTACGAGCGGTTCCGCACCCGCCTCGACATCCCCATGTACCACGGCTACGGGCCGGCCGAGACGACCATCGGGGTCTCCCACGTCATCTACCGGGGAGCCGCCGAACGCCTGTCGACATCGATCGGCAGGGCCAACCCCAACACCCAGTTGTACGTGCTGGACGACGAACTGCGTCCGGTGCCGACCGGGGTCGGCGGCGAACTGTACGTGGGCGGGCTCCTCCTGGGCCGCGGATACGTCAACGCCCCCGGCCTCACGGCCTCCCGGTTCGTGGCGAACCCCTTCGCCGGGGACGGGTCCCGGCTGTACCGGACCGGTGACCTGGCACGTTTTGCCCCGGACGGCTCGCTGGACTTCCTCGGCCGCGCCGACAACCAGGTCAAGATCCGCGGCATGCGGCTGGAGATCGAGGACGTCGAGGCAGGTCTCGCCGAACACCCCGGCGTACGGCACACCTGCGTCGTCGCGAGGAAGAACCCGACCGGCGGCACCCACCTGGTGGGGTACGTGATCCCGGCCGCGGGTGACGAGGACCTGCGGGCCGAGGACGTCCGGGCGTGGGCGGCCCGGCACATGGTGGAGTACATGGTGCCCGCCCACCTCGTCGTGATGAAGGAGTTCCCGCTCACCGCGAACGGCAAGCTCGACCGGGCCGCACTGCCGGAACCCGCGATCGGCACCGGCCCGTTCGTGGAGCCCGCCACCGACGACGAGCGCGCGGTGTGCGCGGCCGTCTCGGCGGTGTTGCGGCTGGAGCGGGTCGGCGTCGACCAGGACTTCTTCCGGCTCGGCGGGGACAGCATCCTGGCCATCTCGCTGCTGAGCACACTGCGGGAGGCGGGCCTCCACGTCACCGTGCGACAGATCTTCACCCACAGCGTCCTGGGGGCCCTGGCCGCGGTGGCGAGCAGGCAGGACGCACCCGCCACGGACCGCGACGACATCGCGACCGGACCCGTCGTGGGACCGCCCATCGTGCAGTGGCTCGGCAGGACCACGGACGCGATCGACGGCTTCGTGCAGTCGGTCGTGCTGAACACCCCGGCGGAGCTGACCGCCGAGGCCCTCGACGAGATCCTCGCCGCCGTGCTCCGGCACCACGACATGCTCCGCGCCGAGCTGGTGCGCGGCGACCGCTGGGGCTTCGTCGTCCCCGAGGCCGGACAGGCCGTCGTGGGATGGCAGGAGAGCGACCTCCCGCCGGCGGAGTGCGTCGCGCTCGCCACCGAGGCGCTCGACCCGGAGAACGGCGTGATGCTGCGGGCCGTCTGGCGCCGCGGCGCGAGGCAGCTGGTCCTGGTCGCCCACCACGTCGTGATCGACGGCGTGTCCTGGCGGATCCTGATGGACGACCTGGCCACGGCCTGGCGCCGGTACGCCGCGGGCGAACCGGTCGAACTGCCGCCCGTCGGCACGTCGTTCAGGCGCTGGACCCAACTGCTGGAGCGCACGGCGTCCGCCACGGACCCCGCCCGCTTCCGGTGCTCCCTGCCAGGAACGGACGCACCGCTGGGCAGGCGCGCACCGGCCGGGACCGACACCGTGGCCCGGGAGCGGACCCGGACCGTCTCCCTCGGCGCCGAGGACACGGCCGCACTGCTGGGCGCGATTCCCGCGAAGTTCCACGCGGGCGTCAACGACGTGCTGCTGACCGCGCTCGCCGTCACCCTCGCCCGTCGGCGCCGCGACCGGGGGCAGCACCAGACGTTCGCCCACATCGAACTCGAAGGACACGGCCGCGAGGGCCACTTCGTGGCGGACACCGCCGGCTTCGAACCGGAACTGTCCCGGACCGTGGGCTGGTTCACCACCCTCTTCCCGGTCGTCGTGGACCCCGGCGAGGCGGCCGACCTCACCTCGCCCGCCTACCTGACCGCCGCGCTCAAGGCGGTCAAGGAGGACCTCGCCCGGGTGCCGGACAACGGCATCTCCTACGGAGCCCTGCGGTACCTGACCGGCACCGGGCCGACCGGACCCGCCCCGCAGGTGCTGTTCAACTACCTGGGCCGCTTCGACGCAGGCACCGGCGAGGAATGGCAACTCGCACACAGCACAGGTCAGTTGGGAGAGAAGCGCGACCCGAGGATGCGTCTGCCGCGCGCCCTGGAATTCAATGCGATCGCCGAACCCGGCGCGAGCGGCGCCCATGAACTGGTCATCACCATCTCCTGGCCCGAAGGGATGTTCACCGACGAGGACATCACCACCATCGGCCGCTACCTCCGGACCACTCTGACCGCCCTGGCCGCCCTCGAACACGGCGGTCACTCGCCCAGCGACTTCCCCCTGGTGCCGCTCACCCAGGCCGACGTCGACGAACTGGACGGCCCGGCGCTGCGGGACGTCCTTCCGCTCACCCCGCTGCAGGAGGGCCTGTACTTCCACTCCGTCTTCGACGGCGACGCGACGGGCAGCTACGTCGAACAGCAACTGCTCACGCTGGAGGGCGAGGTGGACGCCGACCGGCTCGCGGCGGCGGCGACCCGGCTGCTCACCCTGTACCCCGAGCTGGCCGCCCGGTTCACGGCCCTCGCCGACGGCCGGGTCGTCCGGGTCCTGGTGAACGGCGTGACGGCGCCCTTCACCACGCTGGACCGCCCCCTCGTCACCGACGACGAGATCCGCGACCTCGCCGAACGGGACCGCCGCGCCGGATTCGACCTGGCCACCGGGCCGCTGATGCGTTACACCCTCGTCCGCACCGGCTCCGGCCGCGCCGTCCTGGTGCAGACCGTGCACCACATCGTCGCCGACGGCTGGTCGGTGCCACCGATGCTCCGCGCGCTGCTGGCCGAGTACCACGCACCGGGGAGCCGCTACCCGCTCGGCGACCCCCGCGACCACGTGCGCCGCCTCGCCGCGCACGACCACGAGGAGAGCGACCGGGTCTGGCGCGGCGAACTCGCCGGCCTGCCCGGCCCCTCACTGGTCGCCGAAGGGCACATCGCCTCCGGGCGGTTCGCCGATGCCGTCGTCGAGCCGGCCGGCGACATCGACGCCGCCGCCCGGTCGGCCGGCGTGCCCCTGAGCGTGGCCGTGCACAGCGCCTGGGCGGTGACACTGGGCGGCATCCTGCACACCCGGGACGTCGTATTCGGTTCCACGGTGTCCGGGCGCGACGCGGAGGTGCCCGGCATCGAGGACATGGTGGGCCTGTTCATCAACACCATTCCCGTACGCGCCCGATGGACCGACGGAACCACCGCCCGCCGACTGCTCGCCTCGGTGCGGGAACACCGGAGCAGGGTGCTGGCGCACCAGCACGTCTCGCTCGCGCGGATCGGCCGGCAGGCCGGCACGAGCCCCCTGTTCGACACCCTGGTGGTCTTCGACGTCGCGACCGATGTGACGGAGCTGCGCGGACCCGACGACACCCTGGCCATCACCGGAATCGTCAACGAGGGTGCCCCGCACTACCCGTTGACCCTGGTGGTGGAACGCACCCCCGAAGGCCGCCCGCGCTTCAACCTGATCCACGACGGGGAACTGCTGCGGAAGGAGAGCGCCGAGACGATCCTGCACACCTTCACCCGGACCCTCACCGGCCTGCTCGACCGGCCGGACACCCCGGTCGCCGCGGCGGCCCCCGGCCCCGCCCGGCCCCCGGCGAGGGTCGCCCCGACCACCCTGGACCAACTGTTCGACGCCGCCGCGGACCGCGACCCGGCGGCCACCGCCGTCACCGGGTGCGCCCTCGACGGCTCCACCCGCTCCCTTGCCTACGGCGAACTGGCCCGGCAGAAGGACGAGTTGGCATCGACCCTGCGCGCGGCCGGAGCCGGTCCGGGCGGACTGGTCGCCGTCGCCGTCCCGCGTTCCCCGGAACAGGTCGTCGCCCTGGTCGCGGTCGTCACCGCGGGCGCCGCGTACGTACCGCTGGACCCCGCGTACCCGGACGAACGCCTGGCGTACGTCCTCGCCGACACCGCCCCGAGGGTCGTGCTCGTGGCCCGCGAACAGCTGGGCCGCTTCGCCCGGTTGCTCGACCGGGCGGGCGTGCCGGCCCGGCTGCTCGTCCAGGGCGACGAACCGGCGCCGCCCACCACCGGACCGAAGGCCGGCCCGCACGACCCGGCGTACGTGATCCACACGTCCGGCTCCACCGGCCGACCCAAGGGCGTCGTCGTCCCGCACTCCGCCGTGGTGAGCCTCCTCGCGAACACCCGGTCCGACATGGACTTCGGCCCGCACGACGTATGGGTCCAGTTCCACTCCTTCTCCTTCGACTTCGCGGTCTGGGAACTGTGGGGCGCGCTGGCGCACGGCGGCGAACTGCTGGTGCCGGAGTACGGTCTGACCCGCTCCCCGGTCGACTTCCACCGACTGGTCCGCGAACGCGCGGTGACCGTGCTCAACCAGACCCCGTCGGCGTTCCACCGGTTCGTCGAGGCCGACCGGCACTGTGCCGAACCGGTCACCTCACTGCGCCTGATCGTCTTCGGCGGCGAGGCGCTGGACCCCGGACGGCTGCGCGGCTGGGTCGAGCGGTACGGCACCGCCTCGCCCCGACTGGTCAACATGTACGGCATCACCGAGACCACCGTCCATGTCACCCACCGGGTGCTGACCGACGAGGACTTCGGGTCCGGTCGCGACGTCAGCCCGATCGGCGGCCCCCTGCCCGGCCTGGTCACCCATCTGCTCGACGACCGGCTCCGGCCGGTGCCGCCGGGCCGGGTGGGCGCCGTCCACGTCGCGGGCGACCAGGTGGCACTCGGCTACCTGGGGCGGCCGGGACTCACCGCGGGCCGGTTCGTGGCGGACCCGTTCGCCGGCGACGGCTCCCGGATGTACCACACGGGCGACCTCGCCCGCCGCACCCTCGACGGCGAGTTGGAGTTCGTCGGCCGGGCCGACGACCAGGTGCAGCTCATGGGCTTCCGCGTCGAGCCCGGCGAGGTGGAGTCGGCGATCAGGGAACTCGACGGTGTCGTCGACGCGGCCGTCACCGTCGCGGACAGCGGCGACCACCTCGTCGCCCACGTCGTGGGCCGGGCGCCCGGCGACCTCCTCGCCCGGCTGGCCGCCCGGCTGCCCGCGCACCTGGTGCCGGGCCGGGTGCTGACGGTCGCCGCCCTGCCGCTGACGGTCAACGGCAAACTGGACCGCAGGACCCTGGCCGAGAACGCCGCCCAGGCCGGCTCCCCGACGGCCGCGAACCCCGCCGAAGGGAACGAACTCCCGCTGGCCAAGGGAGACTTCGCGCTCGACGCCCTGATCGACGTCTTCACCCGGACCCTGCCCGGCGTCGCCGTGGACGCCGACACCGACTTCTTCGGCGCCGGGGGAGACAGCATCGTCGCCATCACCCTGATCAACCGGGCCAGAACACTCGGCCTGCCGCTCACCCCCCGGGACGTGTTCCTGCACAAGACCCCGCGCGCCCTCGCCGACCACCTGCGCACCCGCCTCCCGCAGCCCGCGAAGCCCGCACCGGCCCGTCGCGAGGACGGCCCGCTGCCGGCCACCCCGATCATCCTGCGCCAACGGGAACTGGGCGGATCGCTCGCCCGGTTCGCCCAGGCCAGGGCGCTGCCGGCGGCCGAGGGCACCGGACTCGCCGACGCCCGGCGCGCCGCGAACGCCGTCGTGGCCGCGCACCCGGCCCTGCGGCTGCGGCTGCGCGTCGAACACGGCGTGTGGGCCCTGAGCACCGAACCCGCCCGCGAGGTCGCCGTCGTCCCCACGGACGCCGCCGACGCCACGGCCGCGGCGAACGAGGCCGCCGACCGGCTCGACCCCACGACCGGGGACGTCATCGCGTTCTCCTGGCTGGAGGCGAGCCGCACCCTGGTCGTCACCGTGCACCACCTCGCCGTCGACGCGGTGTCCTGGCTGATCCTCCTCGACGACCTGGCCACCGTCATGGGCGGAGCGGACCCGGCACCGCCGACCACGCCCTACGCCGAGTACGCCGAGGCGCTGGCGGCGCGAGCCGCCCGGGAGACCGACGGCCTCGGACACTGGATCACCACGCTCCGGGCCCCCGCGCTGCTGCCCGAGGTCCGGGGCCTGCGCGAGAGGGCGGTCGTGCTCGGCCCCGGGGCGAGCGACCGCGTGACGCGCGAGGCGCCCACCGCCCTCGGCGTGGGCCTCACCGAGCTGCTGTGCGGCGCGCTGCGCACCGCACTGACACACGTTCAGCCCGTGCCCACCGACCTCGCGGTCGAACTGGAACGGCACGGCCGGGTCCCGGTCCTGGAACACCACGACTACACCCGCACCATCGGCTGGTTCACCGCCATCGCACCGGTACGGCTCACGGCGCACACCGACCCCGTCGCGGCCGCCCGCGAGGCCGCCGAACGCCGGCCGGACGAGCACACGCACCTCGCCCACGGCCGGCTCAGGTACCTCAACCCGCAGACGGCACCCCTGCTGGACGCCCGCCCGCAGGTGCTGTTCAACTACCTGGGCCGGGGCGGCGAGTCCCGGGCGCTGCACCTCACCGGCGCCGACCGGCCCGACCGGTACGCCGTCGAGGTCAACGCGTGGACCGACGACACCACCGGCAGCCTGCACGCGGTCTTCACCCTCGCCGACGGAGTGCCCGACGAGATCACCCGGCACTGGCTGGACGCGCTGGAACACCTCGCGGACGCCGCCGCGACGGCCGAGCGCACGGCACCGGTCACCCCGCTCCAGCGCGGCCTGTTCTTCCAGGCCCAGCTGACGGGCCCGGCCGGGCACTACGTCGCACAGAGCTGGTTCACCTTCGACCGGCGCCTGGACACCGACGCCCTGGCCGAGGCGATGGCGTACGTGATCGCACGGCACCCGGCCGCGGGCGCCGGCTTCACCACCGACGACGACGGAGACCCGGTCCAGGTGCTCGGGGCGGGCCGGCGCGTCCCCGTCCGCACGGCCGCCCCGGCGACGGACACGGAGGTCGAGGCGCTGCGCGTCCGGGACCGGGAGACGGGATTCGACCCGGCCGAGCCGCCGCTGATCCGGCTGACCGCGGTGCGGCTGCCCGACGGCCGGGACGGCCTGCTGCTCAGTCACCACCTGCTGCTCTGGGACGGCTGGTCCCGCGAGATCGTGCTGCGGGACCTGTTCGAGGCGTACGAGGCCTTCGCCGCGGGCGAATCGCCCACCGCCGTCCCCGCCCTGCCGGGCTTCGAGGACCACGCCCGGGCGCTCGCCGCCAAGGACCCCGCCGAGACGAACCGCTTCTGGGCGGAGCACCTGGCCGGACTGCCGGGCCCGACCCTGCTCGCCGGACCGGCCCCGGCCCTCCCGGACGGACTGCCGCACGCCCTCGTGCACACCGTGTCCGCCGAACTGTCCGAGCTGCTGCGGGAAGCGGCCAGGACCCACGGCGTCACCCTGAACACGGTGCTGACCGGCGCGTTCGGCCTTCTCCTCGGCGCCCGCACGGGCCGCGGCGACGCCGTGTTCGGCGTGACCGTCTCGGGCCGCGAGGGCGAGGGCCACGACGGCATCGTCGGGGTGCTGCTCAACACGGTGCCCCTGTGGACCCGGGCCCGGCCCGACGACCCGGTCGGCACGTACCTGGCGGCCGTGCAGGCGGCCAGGGTCGAGGCGATGGAGCACGAGCACCTGGGGCTCGGCGAGATCCAGCGGGCCGCCGGGCACGACACCCTGTTCGACAACCTGTTCGTGCTCCAGAACTTCCTGGACCTGGACGCGTTCGCCGAGATGAACGCCCGGCACGGCATCACCTCGGTGACGGCCGACGACTCCACGCACTACCCGTTCACCTGGGTCGTCACGCCCGGCGACCGCCTCACGGTCAAGCTGGAGCACCGCGACGACGACCACGGGGGCGCCCGCCGCCTCCTCGACGACTACCTGCGCGTGCTGGAGGACCTGGCCCGGTCGACGGGACCGGTGGGCGCCCTGCCCGGCCCGGTGCCCGCCCCCGGGCCCGCCGGACGCACGGACATCGGCACGGACACCGTCGTCGACCGCTTCGACCGGGCCGCGGACCGCGACCCCGGGCGGACCGCGCTCGTCGCCCACGGCTCGGCCATGACCTTCGCCGAACTCCGGGACCGCAGCCGGGCCCTGGCGGGCGTGCTCGCCCGGCGGGGCATCGGCCCCGAGAAGACCGTGGGCCTGGCGATCCCGCGCTCGCCGGACTCGATCGTGGCCCTGTTCGCCGTGCTGCGCGTCGGCGCCGCGTACGTACCGCTGGAACTGGACCACCCGGACGAACGGATCACGACGATCGTCGCGGACGCCCGGCCCGAGGTGATCCTCACCGTGAGTGCCGTGGCGCCCCGGCTGAGCGGCGACCTGATCGAACTGGACCGCCCGCTGCCCGGGGCCGACCCGTACGTGACGTTCGCGCCGGACGACCCGGACCGCCTGCGCCACCCCGCGTACACGATCTACACCTCCGGGTCCACCGGAAGACCCAAGGGCGTGGTGACCGAGTACGCCGGGCTCACCAACATGCTGATCAACCATCAGCGGCGGATCTTCGAGCCGGTCCTCGCCGAGCACGGCCACCGGGTCTTCAGGATCGCGCACACCGTGTCGTTCGCGTTCGACATGTCGTGGGAGGAACTCCTGTGGCTCGCCGACGGCCACGAGGTCCACATCTGCGACGAGGAACTGCGCCGCGACGCACCCCGCCTGGTCGAGTACTGCCACGAGCACGGCATCGACGTCATCAACGTGACCCCCACCTACGCGCAGCAACTGGTGGCCGAGGGCCTGCTCGACGACCCGGCACGGCGGCCGGCCCTGGTGCTGCTGGGCGGCGAGGCCGTCGGCCCGGCGCTGTGGCAGCGGCTCGCCGACACCGGGGGAACGGCCGGCTACAACCTGTACGGACCCACCGAGTACACCATCAACACCCTCGGCGTCGGCACCTTCGAGTGCCAGGACCCGGTGGTGGGCGTGGCGATCGACAACACCGACGTGTACGTACTGGACCAGTGGCTGCGGCCCGTGCCCGACGACGTCCCCGGCGAGCTGTACGTATCGGGCATCGGCATCGCGCGCGGCTACCTCGGCCAAAGCGCCCTGACCGCGCACCGCTTCGTCGCGTGCCCGTTCGGCGCACCCGGTGAACGCATGTACCGCACCGGGGACCTGGTGACCCGCCGGCCCGACGGGAACCTGACGTACCTGGGCCGCACCGACCAGCAGGTCAAGATCCGCGGGCACCGGGTCGAACCCGGGGAGGTCGAGGCCGTGTTCACGGCCCACCCGGCGGTGCGGTTCGCCGCCGCGGTCGCCCAGCCCGACCCGCAGGTCGACGGCGCGTACCGGCTGGCCGCCTACCTCGTACTGGAGGACCCGGAGGGCACGGACCTGGCCCGGGTCGCCGCCGAGGCGGGCGCCGGGTTGCCGGACTTCCTGCGCCCGACACATTTCGCCCGGGTCGACACCATCCCGCTGACCGTGAACGGGAAGGCCGACACCAAGGCGCTGCCGGAGGCCAAGCCGCTCGGCACGCTGACCACGACGGGAGAGCGCGGCCCGGGGACGGAGACCGAGACCGCCGTGTGCGAGTTCTTCGCCGAGGCACTGGACCTGGACGACGACGAGGTGAGCGCGGTGAGCGATTTCGTGTCCCTGGGCGGACACTCCATGCTGGCGGTACGGCTGACCGGGCTGCTCCGCCGGGAGTACGGCCCCGTGATCACGATCCGCGACCTGCTCACCCTGCGAACCCCCGAAGCGATTGCCCGTCACCTCGATGAGAACTCCTGA